One stretch of Corynebacterium callunae DSM 20147 DNA includes these proteins:
- a CDS encoding aspartate:alanine exchanger family transporter, protein MSLLIENQLLALALIMTLGLLLGRIRVFGFRLGVAAVLFVGLIVTTIEPEITIPPLVYVIGLSLFVYTIGLEAGPGFFKSMKAVGLRNNSLAFGSIVAATALAWALIKLFKIDAASGAGMLTGALTNTPAMAAVVDALPALIDDQNQLHAVSELPVIAYSLAYPLGVLIVIISIAIFSSVFKIDHNKEAEEAGVAVQQLLGKRIRVTHEDLPAISNIPQLLDLHIIVSRVERGGTQFIPEAGDRTHAGDILTVVGTEEELDIAQNKLGELIDGHPYKNLDLDYRRIFVSNGAIVGIPLKNLRPRFHGMLITRIRRGDTDLVADPDMTLQLGDRVRVVAPAERMDEATRLLGDSYKKLSDFNLLPLVAGLALGVLLGMIEIPLPGGSSLKLGNAGGPLIVALLLGSMGRSGKIVWQIPYGANLALRQFGITLFLAAIGTTAGAGFRKALSDPESLKIIGVGALVTLFISLSVLIIGHKLMKIPFGETAGILAGSQTHPAVLSYVSESTKNELPALGYTSVYPLAMVSKILAAQVLLFLLL, encoded by the coding sequence GTGAGCCTGCTTATTGAAAACCAATTATTAGCCTTGGCCTTAATCATGACCCTGGGATTGCTTTTGGGCCGAATCCGGGTTTTCGGATTCCGCCTGGGCGTCGCGGCGGTCCTCTTTGTGGGCCTAATTGTTACCACTATCGAGCCCGAGATCACCATCCCTCCCCTCGTCTACGTGATCGGCTTGTCCCTCTTCGTCTACACCATCGGCCTCGAAGCCGGCCCGGGCTTCTTTAAGTCCATGAAAGCAGTGGGACTGCGCAATAACAGCCTTGCTTTTGGCTCGATTGTGGCCGCCACCGCGCTGGCTTGGGCGCTAATCAAGCTCTTTAAAATCGACGCCGCCTCCGGCGCCGGTATGTTGACAGGTGCGCTAACCAACACCCCGGCAATGGCCGCAGTGGTTGATGCCCTACCGGCGCTTATCGACGACCAGAATCAGCTTCACGCCGTCTCTGAACTCCCCGTCATCGCCTATTCGCTGGCCTATCCCCTTGGTGTACTCATTGTCATCATCTCCATCGCGATCTTTAGCTCCGTGTTCAAAATTGACCACAATAAGGAAGCTGAAGAAGCGGGAGTTGCAGTACAACAATTGCTGGGCAAACGCATCCGAGTTACTCATGAAGATCTCCCCGCCATCAGCAATATTCCGCAGCTTCTTGATCTCCACATCATCGTTTCCCGCGTTGAGCGCGGTGGCACCCAGTTCATTCCTGAAGCTGGCGATAGAACCCACGCTGGTGATATCCTCACCGTGGTGGGTACCGAAGAAGAGCTCGACATTGCCCAAAACAAGCTGGGCGAGCTTATCGACGGACACCCCTACAAAAATCTGGACCTTGATTATCGCCGAATTTTTGTCTCAAATGGCGCCATCGTTGGCATTCCACTGAAGAATTTGCGTCCCCGCTTCCACGGCATGCTGATCACCCGCATTAGGCGCGGTGATACCGACCTGGTTGCCGATCCAGATATGACTTTGCAATTGGGTGACCGCGTGCGTGTGGTTGCTCCTGCAGAGCGCATGGATGAAGCCACTCGCCTCCTGGGTGACTCCTATAAGAAGCTTTCGGATTTCAACTTGCTGCCCCTCGTGGCTGGATTGGCACTGGGTGTACTGCTGGGCATGATTGAGATCCCACTACCTGGCGGTAGCTCCCTGAAACTAGGCAATGCGGGTGGACCGCTCATCGTTGCGTTGTTGTTGGGTTCGATGGGGCGCAGCGGAAAAATTGTTTGGCAGATCCCCTATGGCGCTAACCTTGCACTGCGACAATTTGGTATCACCCTGTTTTTGGCAGCTATTGGTACCACGGCAGGTGCGGGCTTCCGCAAGGCGCTTAGCGATCCTGAATCCCTCAAAATCATTGGTGTAGGTGCGCTGGTTACGCTATTTATCTCTTTGAGCGTGCTGATCATCGGCCATAAGCTCATGAAGATTCCTTTTGGTGAAACTGCAGGCATTTTGGCCGGTAGCCAAACCCACCCTGCGGTGCTGAGTTATGTTTCTGAAAGCACTAAAAATGAGCTCCCAGCCTTGGGTTATACCTCGGTATATCCCTTAGCTATGGTGTCAAAGATTCTGGCTGCGCAGGTGCTATTGTTCCTGCTCCTTTAG
- a CDS encoding RDD family protein, translating to MAKPKRSWLDGPQIPADFDDPDAPGRWPGEKLGLPKSGAGSLVSVMRRIGGVCIDWIFSWIIAIVLSNFTDALGDVATTTLIIFVILGWLSGWFFARTPGHAILGMGIARVDATAHVGWWRALVRSLLTILILPAVMVDSDGRGLHDKATGTAVIRG from the coding sequence ATGGCAAAGCCGAAAAGAAGTTGGCTCGACGGACCTCAAATTCCCGCAGACTTTGATGATCCCGATGCCCCCGGCCGTTGGCCCGGAGAAAAACTCGGACTTCCCAAAAGCGGTGCCGGCTCGCTAGTTTCCGTTATGCGCCGCATTGGTGGCGTGTGTATTGACTGGATTTTCTCCTGGATCATCGCCATCGTGCTCAGCAATTTCACCGATGCTCTCGGCGATGTCGCAACGACCACACTGATCATCTTTGTTATCCTCGGCTGGCTCAGCGGTTGGTTCTTCGCGCGCACCCCGGGCCACGCAATCTTGGGCATGGGCATCGCACGAGTAGACGCCACCGCCCATGTGGGCTGGTGGCGCGCTTTGGTCCGCTCCTTGCTGACCATTTTGATTTTGCCTGCAGTTATGGTTGATTCCGATGGCCGTGGCCTGCATGATAAAGCCACCGGTACTGCCGTTATTCGCGGTTAA
- the glnA gene encoding type I glutamate--ammonia ligase — protein sequence MAFKTPEEVTKFIKDENVEFIDVRFTDLPGTEQHFSIPAAAFDEDAIEEGLAFDGSSIRGFTTIDESDMNLLPDLTTATIDPFRKSKTLNIKFFVHDPFTREAFSRDPRNVARKAEQYLASTGIADTCNFGAEAEFYLFDSVRYSTEMNAGFYHVDSDEGWWNRGNEFNVDGSRNLGSKNRVKGGYFPVAPYDQSVEVRDDMVHNLTEAGFNLERFHHEVGGGQQEINYRFNTLLHAADDIQTFKYIIKNTAKLHGKAATFMPKPLAGDNGSGMHAHQSLWKDGKPLFHDESGYAGLSDIARYYIGGILHHAGAVLAFTNPTLNSYHRLVPGFEAPINLVYSQRNRSAAVRIPITGSNPKAKRIEFRAPDPSGNPYLGFAAMMMAGLDGVKNRIEPHAPVDKDLYELPPEEAASIPQAPTSLEASLKALQEDSNFLTESDVFTEDLIEAYIQYKYDNEISPVRLRPTPQEFELYFDC from the coding sequence GTGGCGTTTAAAACCCCGGAAGAAGTAACCAAGTTCATCAAAGATGAAAACGTCGAGTTCATTGACGTTCGATTCACCGACCTTCCCGGCACCGAGCAGCACTTCAGCATCCCTGCCGCTGCGTTCGATGAGGATGCAATCGAAGAAGGCCTGGCATTCGACGGATCTTCCATCCGTGGATTCACCACCATCGACGAGTCCGATATGAACCTGCTTCCGGACCTCACCACCGCCACCATCGATCCTTTCCGTAAGTCGAAGACCCTGAACATCAAGTTCTTCGTTCACGATCCTTTCACTCGTGAGGCTTTCTCCCGTGACCCACGTAACGTGGCTCGTAAGGCTGAACAGTACTTGGCATCCACCGGAATTGCAGATACCTGTAACTTCGGCGCAGAGGCTGAGTTCTACCTCTTCGATTCCGTTCGCTACTCCACCGAGATGAACGCTGGTTTCTACCACGTTGATTCCGATGAGGGCTGGTGGAACCGTGGCAACGAGTTCAACGTCGATGGCTCCCGCAACCTGGGTTCCAAGAACCGCGTCAAGGGTGGCTACTTCCCAGTTGCTCCTTATGACCAGTCCGTAGAAGTACGTGACGATATGGTTCACAACCTGACTGAAGCTGGCTTCAACCTCGAGCGTTTCCACCACGAGGTTGGCGGCGGCCAGCAGGAAATCAACTACCGCTTCAACACCCTGCTGCACGCGGCTGATGATATCCAGACCTTCAAGTACATCATCAAGAACACCGCTAAGCTGCACGGCAAGGCTGCAACCTTCATGCCTAAGCCACTTGCAGGCGACAACGGTTCCGGTATGCACGCTCACCAGTCCCTGTGGAAGGACGGCAAGCCACTCTTCCACGATGAGTCCGGTTACGCAGGCCTTTCCGATATCGCTCGTTACTACATCGGCGGTATCCTGCACCACGCTGGCGCAGTTCTTGCCTTCACCAACCCAACCTTGAACTCCTACCACCGTCTGGTTCCAGGCTTCGAGGCCCCAATCAACTTGGTTTACTCACAGCGCAACCGTTCTGCTGCTGTTCGTATCCCAATCACCGGTTCCAACCCTAAGGCTAAGCGCATTGAGTTCCGCGCTCCGGACCCATCAGGCAACCCATACTTGGGCTTCGCTGCAATGATGATGGCTGGCCTTGACGGTGTTAAGAACCGCATTGAGCCACACGCTCCAGTGGACAAGGACCTCTACGAGCTTCCTCCAGAGGAAGCTGCATCCATCCCACAGGCTCCTACCTCCCTCGAGGCATCCCTCAAGGCACTGCAGGAAGACTCCAACTTCCTCACCGAGTCCGATGTCTTCACCGAGGATCTCATCGAGGCATACATTCAGTACAAGTATGACAACGAGATCTCCCCAGTTCGCCTGCGCCCAACCCCACAGGAGTTCGAGCTCTACTTCGATTGCTAA
- a CDS encoding ACT domain-containing protein, which produces MKKIPAIFTALALAGTSIAIPQAASAQTISYADLYTPEDSPYGALNASPSRSMAAVFGGLPSDRSLYSFEITWGNSPYPVTLSATGSIYFDNYVYVALEP; this is translated from the coding sequence TTGAAAAAGATTCCTGCGATCTTCACTGCCCTTGCCTTGGCAGGAACTTCAATCGCGATTCCACAGGCAGCTTCTGCGCAAACCATTTCATATGCCGACCTTTATACCCCTGAAGATTCTCCATATGGTGCATTAAATGCCTCCCCATCCCGCTCAATGGCCGCAGTGTTTGGCGGCCTTCCAAGCGACCGAAGCCTCTATTCATTCGAAATCACCTGGGGAAACTCGCCATACCCAGTGACATTAAGTGCCACAGGGTCAATCTACTTTGACAATTATGTTTACGTCGCTCTTGAACCTTAG
- a CDS encoding SGNH/GDSL hydrolase family protein encodes MKRLVGTLLSVLVLSACSAEPARLTSPEGMVAPSEGASISASKYVALGDSYASTGSRFGALRDSFCRRSEGNYPQLVDPDVDDVSCQGAMIGDLFNTRDTDDETLPPQFDELNSDTKLVTLTIGANDIGFGDVTGCIRAEMEAGTADCRDQVSIDFSELGTNLDNAYAEIHQRAPQAQVISTGYVSLLAAGECPALTAVSAEDQQWALNLSNSLNQKIAEAAVRNGADYVLPSGAAEHTVCAPPAQRWGDFEGFDTDAYPEHMTQAGHEAVAAAVRAVIEL; translated from the coding sequence ATGAAACGATTAGTCGGCACCCTTCTTAGTGTTTTGGTACTCAGCGCCTGTAGCGCTGAGCCTGCACGCTTAACCTCCCCTGAGGGGATGGTGGCACCTAGCGAGGGGGCGTCGATAAGCGCCTCAAAATACGTGGCTCTCGGTGATTCCTATGCTTCCACGGGTTCTCGGTTTGGTGCACTGCGCGATTCTTTTTGTCGGCGTTCGGAGGGGAACTATCCGCAGTTGGTGGATCCGGATGTGGATGATGTCAGCTGTCAGGGCGCAATGATTGGCGATCTTTTTAATACCCGCGACACTGACGATGAAACACTTCCGCCACAATTTGATGAGCTGAATTCAGATACCAAGCTGGTGACATTAACAATCGGGGCCAACGATATTGGTTTTGGTGATGTAACCGGCTGTATCCGTGCGGAAATGGAGGCTGGCACCGCGGATTGTCGCGATCAAGTGTCTATTGATTTCAGTGAACTCGGCACAAATTTGGACAATGCCTACGCTGAGATTCATCAGCGTGCGCCGCAAGCTCAGGTGATTTCAACAGGCTATGTGTCTTTGTTGGCAGCGGGGGAGTGTCCGGCGTTGACTGCGGTATCGGCCGAGGATCAACAATGGGCGCTGAATTTATCTAATTCTTTAAACCAGAAAATTGCTGAGGCTGCGGTGAGAAACGGTGCCGATTATGTTTTGCCCTCTGGAGCTGCGGAACACACAGTTTGTGCGCCTCCGGCACAGCGCTGGGGTGATTTTGAAGGTTTTGACACCGATGCTTATCCAGAGCATATGACCCAAGCCGGCCACGAAGCTGTGGCTGCCGCAGTGCGGGCGGTTATTGAGTTGTAG